A stretch of Sinorhizobium meliloti DNA encodes these proteins:
- the moaD gene encoding molybdopterin converting factor subunit 1, producing MSTVNLVYFSWVRERIGRPEETLDLPENVVTIADLLGHLKTRGEEYAAVFEHANVIRAAINQEHVEHGEPIAGAREIALFPPMTGG from the coding sequence ATGAGCACGGTAAACCTCGTCTATTTCTCCTGGGTTCGCGAGCGCATCGGCAGGCCTGAAGAAACACTGGACCTGCCGGAGAATGTCGTCACGATCGCCGACCTGCTGGGCCATCTGAAGACCCGCGGTGAGGAATATGCCGCGGTTTTCGAGCACGCGAACGTCATCCGCGCGGCGATCAACCAGGAACATGTGGAGCACGGCGAGCCGATCGCCGGCGCCCGAGAGATCGCCCTCTTCCCGCCGATGACGGGCGGCTGA
- a CDS encoding molybdopterin-dependent oxidoreductase, which translates to MPYRKAMNVATPIRQEKTIGHSVCPHDCPSACALEVDLTAEGRIGRVRGAAENTYTAGVICAKVARYAERIYHPGRLMVPQRRVGAKGEGRWQEISWETALDEIADQFVKAEQRHGSEAVWPYFYAGTMGQVQRDSIERLRHAKRYSGFFGSICTNMAWTGYTMGTGTLRGPDPREMAKSDCVVIWGTNAVATQVNVMTHAVKARKERGAKIVVIDVYDNPTIKQADMGLVLKPGTDAALACAVMHVAFRDGHAGRAYMAEFADDPAGLEAHLKTRGPEWASAITGLSVEEIEAFARLVGTTPRTYFRLGYGFTRQRNGSVAIHAAASVATVLGSWKHEGGGAFHSNNDIFRLDKRELVGSAFHDPDVRMLDQSQIGRVLTGDAEALRHRGPVTALLIQNTNPVNVAPEQRLVKRGFLRDDVFVAVHEQFMTDTAQLADIVLPATMFLEHDDLYRGGGHQHILLGPKVVEPPPTVRTNLFVIEELAKRLGVADCPGFRLTERQHIDQLLANYGIGYDEMKERKWLDCQPAFDEAHFLNGFGHPDGRFRFKADWTGTPAPNRPPKAMGAQGPHGQLPEFPDHVDLIEVADERHPFRLATSPARSFLNSTFAETPS; encoded by the coding sequence ATGCCATATAGAAAAGCCATGAACGTTGCGACCCCTATCAGACAAGAAAAGACAATCGGCCATTCGGTCTGTCCGCATGACTGTCCCTCGGCTTGTGCGCTGGAGGTCGACCTCACCGCCGAGGGCCGGATCGGGCGCGTACGCGGCGCGGCGGAAAACACCTACACCGCCGGGGTCATCTGCGCCAAGGTCGCCCGCTATGCGGAGCGTATCTATCATCCCGGCCGCTTGATGGTGCCGCAACGCCGGGTCGGTGCGAAGGGCGAGGGGCGTTGGCAGGAGATTTCCTGGGAGACGGCCCTCGACGAGATCGCCGACCAGTTCGTCAAGGCCGAACAGAGACACGGCTCGGAGGCGGTCTGGCCCTATTTCTATGCCGGGACCATGGGGCAGGTGCAGCGCGACTCCATCGAGCGGCTGCGCCACGCCAAGCGTTATTCCGGCTTCTTCGGGTCGATCTGCACCAACATGGCCTGGACCGGCTACACCATGGGGACCGGTACCCTGCGCGGACCGGACCCAAGGGAGATGGCCAAGTCCGATTGCGTGGTGATCTGGGGCACCAATGCGGTGGCGACGCAGGTCAACGTCATGACCCACGCGGTCAAGGCGCGAAAGGAGCGCGGCGCCAAGATCGTCGTCATCGACGTCTACGACAATCCGACGATCAAGCAGGCCGATATGGGGCTGGTCCTGAAGCCCGGCACCGACGCGGCGCTCGCCTGCGCCGTCATGCACGTCGCCTTCCGCGACGGTCATGCGGGCCGCGCCTACATGGCTGAATTCGCCGACGATCCCGCGGGACTCGAAGCGCATCTGAAGACGCGCGGACCGGAATGGGCCTCCGCGATCACCGGGCTTTCGGTGGAGGAGATCGAAGCTTTCGCGAGACTCGTCGGAACGACGCCGCGGACCTATTTCCGTCTCGGCTACGGCTTCACCCGCCAGCGCAACGGTTCCGTCGCGATCCATGCCGCAGCCTCCGTTGCCACGGTGCTCGGCTCCTGGAAACATGAGGGCGGCGGCGCCTTCCATTCGAACAACGACATTTTCCGGCTGGACAAGCGCGAACTCGTCGGCAGCGCCTTTCACGATCCGGATGTGCGCATGCTCGACCAGTCGCAGATCGGCCGCGTTCTGACCGGAGATGCCGAAGCGCTTCGCCATCGCGGCCCCGTGACGGCACTGCTCATCCAGAACACCAATCCGGTCAATGTCGCACCGGAGCAGCGGCTGGTGAAGCGCGGCTTCCTGCGCGACGACGTCTTCGTCGCCGTGCACGAGCAATTCATGACGGACACCGCGCAGCTCGCGGATATCGTCCTGCCGGCCACCATGTTCCTCGAGCACGACGATCTTTATCGCGGTGGCGGCCACCAGCATATCCTGCTCGGGCCGAAAGTCGTCGAGCCGCCGCCGACCGTGCGCACCAATCTTTTCGTCATCGAAGAGCTGGCAAAGCGTCTCGGCGTTGCAGACTGTCCCGGCTTCCGCCTGACGGAACGGCAGCATATCGACCAATTGCTCGCCAATTACGGCATCGGCTACGACGAGATGAAAGAGCGGAAATGGCTCGATTGCCAACCGGCTTTCGACGAGGCGCATTTCCTCAACGGTTTCGGGCATCCGGACGGCAGGTTCCGGTTCAAGGCGGATTGGACGGGTACGCCCGCGCCGAACCGGCCACCGAAGGCGATGGGGGCTCAGGGGCCACACGGTCAGCTTCCCGAGTTTCCCGATCACGTCGACCTCATCGAGGTGGCCGACGAGCGGCATCCGTTCCGGCTGGCCACGTCGCCGGCGCGTTCCTTCCTCAATTCCACCTTCGCCGAAACCCCGTCCT
- a CDS encoding molybdenum cofactor biosynthesis protein MoaE: MAAPVTVRVQRDDFDIAAEVSALCRARTDIGAVVTFSGLCRDEAGALSALELEHYPGMAEAEIERICHEAVERFGLQAATAIHRFGRMEPGANIVLVVTASPHRQAAFDGANFIMDFLKTSAPFWKKEHHADGSAGDWVSAKDADDAARDRWTRR; this comes from the coding sequence ATGGCCGCCCCCGTCACCGTGCGCGTCCAGCGCGACGACTTCGACATCGCCGCCGAAGTCTCGGCGCTTTGCCGTGCGCGGACTGACATCGGTGCGGTGGTCACGTTTTCGGGGCTGTGCCGGGACGAGGCCGGAGCCCTCAGTGCGCTCGAGCTCGAGCATTATCCCGGCATGGCAGAGGCGGAGATCGAACGGATATGCCACGAAGCGGTCGAGCGCTTCGGCCTGCAGGCTGCAACCGCCATCCATCGCTTCGGCCGCATGGAGCCGGGAGCGAATATCGTCCTGGTGGTGACCGCCTCGCCGCACCGGCAGGCGGCATTCGATGGCGCGAATTTCATCATGGATTTCCTGAAGACCTCGGCCCCCTTCTGGAAGAAGGAACATCACGCCGACGGCAGCGCAGGCGATTGGGTCAGCGCGAAGGATGCGGACGACGCGGCACGCGATCGCTGGACGCGCCGCTGA
- a CDS encoding 23S rRNA (adenine(2030)-N(6))-methyltransferase RlmJ — translation MNYRHIYHAGNFADVLKHAVLARLVTYLKQKDKAFRVLDTHAGIGVYDLSSEEAQKTGEWREGIGRLIEAELPAPVAAILEPYLSAVRDLNPEGGLMHYPGSPKLARMLLRPQDRLSAMELHPEDHEALHRLFEGDFQSRITRLDGWLALGAHLPPKEKRGLVLVDPPFEAEGEYERLVDGLAKAYRRFTGGIYCLWYPLKKGAPIRDFHESLKALEIPKMLCAELSVRSDRVTPGLAGSGLVIVNPPFTLKGELDILLPYLKTQLAQDRFASGRCFWLRGEAPLNRGP, via the coding sequence ATGAACTACCGGCACATCTACCACGCGGGCAACTTCGCCGATGTCCTGAAGCACGCGGTGCTGGCGCGGCTCGTCACCTATCTGAAGCAGAAGGACAAGGCCTTCCGCGTGCTGGACACCCATGCGGGGATCGGCGTTTACGACCTTTCGAGCGAGGAAGCGCAGAAGACCGGCGAATGGCGCGAGGGCATCGGAAGGCTGATCGAGGCCGAGCTTCCCGCGCCGGTCGCCGCCATTCTCGAACCATATCTTTCCGCCGTTCGCGACCTCAATCCCGAAGGCGGCCTCATGCATTATCCGGGGTCGCCGAAGCTCGCCCGCATGTTGCTTCGTCCGCAGGACCGGCTGTCGGCCATGGAACTTCATCCGGAGGATCACGAGGCGCTGCACCGGCTCTTCGAAGGCGATTTCCAGAGCCGCATCACCCGGCTCGACGGCTGGCTGGCGCTGGGCGCACATCTGCCGCCGAAGGAAAAGCGAGGGCTCGTTCTCGTCGATCCTCCGTTCGAAGCCGAAGGCGAGTATGAGCGGCTGGTGGATGGGCTTGCCAAGGCATACCGCCGGTTCACCGGCGGCATCTACTGCCTCTGGTATCCGCTGAAGAAGGGCGCGCCGATCAGGGATTTTCACGAGTCGCTCAAGGCTTTGGAAATCCCGAAGATGCTTTGCGCCGAACTGTCGGTGCGCAGCGATCGCGTTACCCCGGGGCTCGCGGGATCGGGCCTCGTCATCGTCAACCCGCCCTTCACGTTGAAAGGCGAACTCGACATTCTCCTACCCTACCTGAAGACACAACTCGCCCAGGATCGTTTCGCTTCGGGACGTTGCTTCTGGCTGCGCGGCGAGGCGCCGCTCAATCGAGGGCCTTGA
- the uvrC gene encoding excinuclease ABC subunit UvrC: MNGQTPTDGGILYDATETDDEDDLVEVTEAERPAPAIGWAESLPEAAGLKGAELIQAFVKRLPNGPGVYRMLNEAGDVLYVGKARSLKKRVSNYAQGRGHSNRIARMVRETAHMEFVTTRTEIEALLLEANLIKRLRPRFNVLLRDDKSFPYIVVTGDTRAPALYKHRGARSRKGDYFGPFASAGAVGRTINSLQRAFLLRTCTDSVFETRTRPCLLYQIKRCSAPCTNEVSDADYAELVSEAKDFLSGKSQAVKATIASAMAEASENLDFERAALYRDRLAALSHVQSHQGINPAGVEEADVFAIHHEGGISCIQVFFFRTGQNWGNRAYFPKADPSIPPAEVLSAFLAQFYDDKPCPRQVLLCAPVEEQELLAQALSEKSGYKVSILVPQRGEKKDLVEHALANAREAHGRKLAETASQGRLLEGFAATFQLPYVPRRIEIYDNSHIMGTNAVGGMVVAGPEGFVKGQYRKFNIKSTDITPGDDFGMMREVMTRRFSRLLKEEGKPDRSAEPGEDAGFPAWPDVILIDGGQGQMTAVRTILKELGIEDCVTAIGVAKGVDRDAGRERFFAEGRESFTLPPRDPVLYFIQRLRDEAHRFAIGSHRARRKKEMVKNPLDEIAGIGPTRKRALLTHFGTAKAVSRAGINDLMSVNGISETVARIVYEHFHEDAAK, from the coding sequence ATGAACGGGCAGACGCCCACCGATGGCGGCATCCTTTACGACGCCACGGAGACCGACGACGAAGACGATCTGGTTGAAGTGACCGAGGCCGAACGGCCGGCGCCGGCAATAGGATGGGCGGAGAGCCTGCCGGAAGCGGCGGGCCTCAAGGGAGCCGAACTCATCCAGGCCTTCGTCAAGCGCCTGCCGAACGGGCCCGGCGTCTACCGGATGCTCAACGAGGCCGGCGACGTGCTCTATGTCGGCAAGGCCCGCAGCCTGAAGAAGCGGGTGAGCAACTATGCGCAGGGGCGAGGCCACTCGAACCGCATCGCGCGCATGGTCCGCGAGACTGCGCATATGGAATTCGTGACGACGCGGACGGAGATCGAGGCGCTGCTGCTCGAAGCAAACCTCATCAAGCGCCTGCGCCCGCGCTTCAACGTGCTTCTGCGCGACGACAAGTCCTTCCCCTATATCGTCGTCACCGGCGATACGCGTGCGCCGGCGCTCTACAAGCATCGTGGGGCGCGCAGCCGCAAGGGCGACTATTTCGGCCCCTTCGCCTCGGCCGGAGCAGTCGGACGCACGATCAACTCGCTGCAGCGCGCCTTTCTTCTCAGAACCTGCACCGACAGTGTCTTCGAAACACGCACGCGCCCCTGTCTGCTCTATCAGATCAAGCGTTGTTCCGCGCCGTGCACGAACGAGGTCAGCGATGCGGATTACGCGGAACTGGTCAGCGAAGCCAAGGATTTTCTCTCCGGCAAGAGCCAGGCGGTGAAGGCGACCATTGCCTCCGCCATGGCCGAGGCTTCGGAGAACCTCGATTTCGAGCGTGCCGCGCTTTACCGCGACCGGCTGGCCGCGCTGAGCCACGTCCAGAGCCACCAGGGCATCAATCCGGCCGGCGTCGAGGAAGCGGACGTCTTCGCCATCCATCACGAAGGCGGCATCTCCTGCATCCAGGTGTTTTTCTTCCGGACGGGGCAGAACTGGGGCAATCGCGCCTATTTTCCGAAAGCCGATCCTTCGATTCCCCCTGCCGAGGTGCTCAGCGCGTTTCTTGCGCAGTTCTATGACGACAAGCCCTGTCCGCGGCAGGTCCTGCTCTGCGCCCCCGTCGAGGAACAGGAACTGCTTGCACAGGCGCTCAGCGAGAAATCCGGCTACAAGGTCTCGATCCTCGTGCCGCAGCGCGGAGAGAAGAAGGATCTCGTCGAGCATGCGCTCGCAAACGCCCGCGAGGCGCATGGCCGCAAGCTCGCCGAAACGGCTTCGCAGGGGCGCCTGCTCGAAGGCTTTGCCGCAACCTTCCAACTCCCTTACGTGCCGCGCCGCATCGAGATCTACGACAACTCGCATATTATGGGCACCAATGCGGTGGGCGGCATGGTCGTCGCCGGCCCGGAGGGCTTCGTCAAAGGCCAGTACCGAAAGTTCAACATAAAATCGACCGACATCACGCCGGGCGACGATTTCGGCATGATGCGCGAGGTCATGACGCGGCGCTTCTCCCGCCTCCTGAAAGAAGAGGGCAAGCCGGATCGGTCCGCAGAGCCGGGTGAGGATGCCGGTTTCCCCGCGTGGCCCGACGTCATCCTGATCGATGGCGGCCAGGGCCAGATGACGGCAGTTCGTACGATTCTCAAGGAACTCGGCATTGAGGACTGCGTGACGGCGATCGGCGTCGCCAAGGGCGTCGACCGCGACGCCGGGCGCGAGCGTTTCTTCGCCGAAGGCCGGGAAAGCTTCACTCTGCCGCCGCGCGACCCCGTCCTCTACTTCATCCAGCGTCTGCGCGACGAAGCGCACCGTTTCGCGATCGGCTCGCACCGGGCTCGCCGGAAAAAGGAAATGGTCAAGAATCCGCTCGACGAGATCGCCGGAATCGGCCCGACGCGCAAACGCGCGCTCCTCACCCATTTCGGAACCGCCAAAGCCGTCTCCCGCGCCGGCATCAACGACCTGATGTCGGTAAACGGCATTTCCGAAACGGTCGCCCGTATCGTCTACGAGCATTTCCACGAAGACGCCGCCAAATGA
- a CDS encoding outer membrane protein, giving the protein MRTLTTTLMASAMALVAFQAAHAADVVDEVPAAPAAEYTEPAVRNWSGAYVGGTIDWHHGEADATGNNKSVGFGGGLYGGYNVQDGQMVYGGEADVNYTGNDSRSSGRRVKQGVNGSVRGRVGVDLNPVLVYGTAGVALGNAKLSTPAGSDDKTLVGWTAGVGAETFVTDNITARAEYRYTDYGSKDFRAGGSTISSGYDEHSVKLGMGVKF; this is encoded by the coding sequence ATGCGTACGCTCACCACCACCCTCATGGCCTCGGCCATGGCCCTCGTTGCCTTCCAGGCCGCCCACGCCGCTGACGTGGTCGACGAAGTTCCGGCTGCTCCGGCTGCCGAATATACCGAACCGGCAGTGCGCAACTGGTCCGGCGCCTATGTCGGCGGCACCATCGACTGGCACCATGGCGAGGCCGATGCGACCGGCAACAATAAGTCGGTCGGTTTCGGTGGCGGTCTCTATGGCGGCTACAACGTTCAGGACGGTCAGATGGTTTATGGCGGTGAGGCCGACGTAAACTACACCGGCAACGACTCCCGCTCCAGCGGCCGCCGCGTCAAGCAGGGTGTCAACGGCTCGGTCCGCGGTCGCGTCGGTGTCGACCTGAACCCGGTTCTCGTCTACGGCACGGCCGGTGTCGCACTCGGCAATGCCAAGCTTTCGACTCCGGCAGGCTCCGACGACAAGACCCTTGTCGGTTGGACCGCAGGCGTCGGCGCCGAAACCTTCGTCACCGACAACATCACTGCGCGTGCCGAATACCGCTACACGGATTACGGCTCCAAGGACTTCCGCGCCGGCGGTTCGACGATCTCGTCCGGTTACGACGAGCACAGCGTCAAACTCGGTATGGGCGTCAAGTTCTGA
- a CDS encoding SDR family oxidoreductase, which yields MKRTLKAALVTGGARRIGRAIVEDLAAHGFALAIHANGSFAEAEALAGKLGKTGARAVALRADLTEVGAASGLVAEATALLGPLDLLVNNASVFNKDSLAEFDEAVWERHFALHVKAPSLLARDFALQRPADVSGLIVNVIDQRVWSPNPRFYSYMLSKSALWTATQTMAQALAPDIRVNGIGPGPTLPNERQDPRDFEAQVEALILRRGPALEEFGRAIRFLFDTPSVTGQMIALDGGQHLAWETPDIREIVE from the coding sequence TTGAAAAGGACACTCAAGGCGGCGCTCGTTACCGGCGGCGCCCGACGCATCGGCAGGGCAATAGTCGAGGATCTGGCGGCGCACGGTTTCGCGCTCGCCATTCACGCGAACGGATCGTTCGCAGAAGCGGAGGCGCTCGCCGGGAAGCTTGGAAAGACCGGCGCGAGGGCGGTCGCGCTCAGGGCCGATCTTACCGAGGTCGGCGCCGCCTCCGGGCTCGTCGCGGAGGCAACGGCCTTGCTCGGTCCGCTGGATCTCCTCGTCAACAATGCCTCGGTATTCAACAAGGACAGCCTCGCCGAGTTCGACGAAGCGGTCTGGGAGCGGCACTTCGCGCTGCATGTCAAAGCCCCCTCCCTGCTCGCCCGCGATTTTGCGCTGCAGCGGCCGGCCGACGTCTCCGGTCTGATCGTCAATGTCATCGATCAGCGCGTCTGGTCTCCAAATCCGCGCTTTTATTCCTATATGTTGTCCAAATCGGCGCTGTGGACGGCAACCCAGACGATGGCCCAGGCGCTCGCCCCCGACATTCGCGTCAACGGCATCGGACCCGGGCCGACGCTGCCCAACGAGCGACAGGATCCGCGTGATTTCGAGGCCCAGGTCGAGGCGCTCATCCTCAGGCGCGGTCCGGCGCTCGAGGAATTCGGACGTGCGATCCGCTTCCTTTTCGACACGCCGTCGGTTACCGGACAGATGATTGCACTCGACGGCGGCCAGCACCTTGCCTGGGAGACGCCGGATATTCGGGAGATAGTGGAATGA
- a CDS encoding ribonuclease T2 family protein — translation MLEYKKLKRISRIRSNATRFWLLPAIVVLGTLVGCGGEDGSQTAPNPSKDLARSASIAPAPVGTGFDFYVLSLSWSPTWCDANDPKGKSDQCETGSGHGLIVHGLWPQNENGYPEYCRTRHSDRVPESLGRQYFDLIPSMGLIGHQWRKHGTCSGLSQRDYFAVTRAAHERLTIPPELTTADGAESLSVQAIEAAFEKKNSGMTSESIAVTCEGRLLEEIRICFDKELKFRACPQVDRQACRRDTVSLPPAP, via the coding sequence ATGCTTGAGTACAAAAAGCTGAAGCGCATCTCACGAATTCGATCGAACGCGACGCGTTTCTGGCTGCTGCCGGCAATCGTCGTCCTTGGTACGCTTGTCGGCTGTGGCGGTGAAGACGGCAGCCAGACTGCCCCGAACCCCTCGAAAGATTTGGCGAGAAGTGCGTCAATCGCGCCTGCGCCCGTCGGCACGGGCTTCGACTTCTATGTGCTTTCCCTCTCCTGGTCGCCGACCTGGTGCGACGCCAACGATCCCAAAGGCAAGTCCGATCAGTGCGAAACCGGCAGCGGACATGGCCTGATCGTACACGGACTCTGGCCGCAGAACGAAAACGGCTATCCGGAATATTGCCGGACGCGGCACTCGGACCGCGTGCCCGAATCGCTCGGACGGCAATATTTCGACCTCATCCCCTCTATGGGCCTTATCGGCCACCAGTGGCGCAAGCACGGCACCTGTTCTGGCCTCAGCCAGAGGGATTATTTCGCGGTCACGCGCGCCGCGCATGAGAGGCTCACCATTCCTCCGGAATTGACGACTGCGGACGGCGCGGAGAGCCTCTCCGTCCAGGCGATCGAAGCGGCCTTCGAGAAGAAAAATTCCGGGATGACGAGCGAGTCGATCGCTGTTACCTGCGAAGGCAGGCTACTCGAAGAAATCAGGATCTGCTTCGACAAGGAACTGAAATTCAGGGCTTGTCCTCAAGTCGACCGACAGGCCTGCAGACGAGACACCGTCTCGCTGCCTCCAGCACCATGA
- a CDS encoding glutathione S-transferase, whose protein sequence is MKILYSPASPYSNKVRMAAHHAGIAAESVLTETNSNPPQLIDNNPLGKIPTLITADGLAIYDSRAIMHFIDRETGGKLYPKNHEKRTRIEIFEALCDGICDSLLAIVYEKRFHPPEKVHQPWIDRQWDKVERGLDHLEANLPKTGSKLNAGHFALAATLRYIELRFAGEWQKGRPKLKNWPAKFEKHFPDYSKFKA, encoded by the coding sequence ATGAAGATACTCTACTCGCCCGCCTCCCCCTATTCGAACAAGGTCCGCATGGCGGCTCATCATGCCGGAATCGCGGCGGAAAGCGTTCTCACGGAAACCAATTCCAATCCGCCGCAGCTGATCGACAACAACCCGCTGGGCAAGATTCCGACGCTGATAACCGCGGACGGCCTGGCAATCTACGACAGCCGGGCGATCATGCATTTCATCGATCGTGAAACCGGGGGCAAGCTCTATCCGAAGAATCACGAAAAGCGTACCCGGATCGAGATCTTCGAGGCGCTTTGCGACGGCATTTGCGACAGCCTGCTCGCTATCGTCTACGAGAAACGCTTCCATCCGCCTGAAAAGGTGCACCAGCCCTGGATCGACCGGCAATGGGACAAGGTGGAACGGGGGCTCGACCACCTCGAAGCGAACCTGCCCAAGACCGGCAGCAAGCTCAATGCCGGTCACTTCGCGCTCGCCGCCACGCTGCGCTACATCGAACTGCGCTTCGCCGGCGAATGGCAGAAGGGCCGGCCCAAGCTGAAGAACTGGCCTGCCAAATTCGAGAAGCACTTCCCGGATTATTCGAAGTTCAAGGCTTGA
- the pgsA gene encoding CDP-diacylglycerol--glycerol-3-phosphate 3-phosphatidyltransferase, whose product MPTPIAYSIPNLLTYFRILIVPLIVFCFFIEGRLHSSDFARWTALILFVAASITDFFDGYLARIWKQTSNIGRMLDPIADKLLVASILLLVAADGTIAGWSIWAAIIILCREILVSGLREYLAALKVSVPVTRVAKWKTTIQMVAIAFLLAGPAGDKIVPYVTEAGILLLWIAAAITLYTGYDYFRAGLKHVVNE is encoded by the coding sequence ATGCCAACGCCCATAGCCTATAGCATCCCAAATCTGCTGACCTATTTCCGCATCCTCATCGTGCCGCTGATCGTCTTCTGCTTCTTCATCGAAGGCCGGCTTCACAGCTCGGATTTTGCGCGCTGGACCGCGCTCATCCTCTTTGTCGCGGCTTCGATCACGGACTTCTTCGACGGCTATCTCGCCCGCATATGGAAGCAGACCTCGAATATCGGCCGCATGCTCGACCCGATCGCGGACAAGCTGCTGGTCGCCTCGATCCTGCTGCTCGTGGCCGCCGACGGAACGATCGCCGGCTGGTCGATCTGGGCTGCCATCATCATCCTCTGCCGCGAGATACTGGTTTCCGGCCTCCGCGAATATCTTGCAGCCCTCAAGGTCAGCGTTCCGGTGACGCGGGTTGCCAAATGGAAGACGACGATCCAGATGGTCGCGATCGCCTTCCTGCTCGCCGGTCCCGCCGGCGACAAGATCGTGCCCTATGTGACGGAAGCCGGTATCCTGCTGCTGTGGATCGCCGCGGCCATCACACTCTATACCGGCTACGACTATTTCCGCGCCGGCCTGAAACATGTGGTCAACGAATGA